ccaGCTGAGCTCCCTGCTGAGCTCCCAGCTGAATGCAGCTAAATGAATGACCACAGCTACATCATGTGGGTATATGTACTGCCCAGCCAAGTTCAGGCAACCTACACAACTGTGAAAAAGAGTAACTATATTGCTTTAAGTCATGAAGTCTGGagatggtttgttatgcagcaatagataccGGATACTAAGTTTATTCTGAGAGGCAACAGGTCCAGCTAAAATGATTTGTTTCCCCATATTCTCTTGCAACTAGGGGTGATCACAAACTAGGACATAAACTGGGAAACTTTTGTCCTCCTGACACAGGGAATACCCCTTTCAAACTGCTCCCtcacttctttcttcttccagtcCAAAGACAGACATTACACGGAAAGGCAGAGCAGCCTTCTTTCAATGAGGAGGCAACTCAGCATAACAAAATGGTCAAGAATTGCAAAGGAGTGTTGCATGAAAGGGGAGAAGGTTAGCACTCCCCTCGACAAGGATGCAAGAGGCCCTTGGGCCTGAGAACACGCATACGGTTCAAGCATTGCCACCTACTTTGTGGCATCTAACCAtagtctttcaaaataaaaaaataataaaatgtaaatgtaaaaaaaaaaagaagaattgctAAGAAGAAACAGGGAAATAGTTTCATCCCTGTTAGCATCATGGAGCCACCATCCCAGCCTCAGGACTTCTTGttatatgagaaaaacaaacccCTATATGATTAATTTTCTGTTGTGTGCAGCCAAACACATTCCCTATTAAAATAAACTCAGAGGAGGATCTTGCCCAGAACTACAGAGTGAGTCAGCAGCAAGGCAGGACAACACTCAGCCTCTTGATTTGCGGTAAAGTACTTTTTCTACTACTCTACCCTTAAAACATGCAGGCAACTGGCCAGGGCCCCAGGCGCAGGCACACCCAAAGAAGGCCACATCCAAACCAAACCAATTCACCATGACTCATTCGTCTTAGTGTTTATTTCAAGTTTCTTAAGTAAAGAGAAAGGTGACAGGCAATTAAAGAATTTCGCAGAAAACCAAAGCAAGACTGGCTCAGTGCCTCTGAGTAGGAACAGGTAAGTATGATTGCATACAGCTGGCTCCAGGAAGTCTCCTATGATGGAAAAAGCAAGTACTGGAATCCAAGGAGAATACGTGCAGCTAAACAACCCAGGCATCATAACCCTGTATCCTGGGATTTTCCTGAACAGCCCCTATTTCAAATATCCTGTGCTATTGTGAGATCACATCAAAACTATGTGTCCTGATTTTTGACTCAGAAAATGTGGTCACTGTAACCACCAAATGCATCTCCCTGCACCTCCCCACCTGCTTGACAAACACTGAAATCCATTTAACAAGGAACAAAAGCCTTCTATCTCACAGTTGAGAAGGGGGGGCATAAAAATCTCCCTGGTGGAAAAACCCGGTGACATAAACTTCTCATAAAATTATGCCATGTGCCCTAGAATCTGGGAGTGCCATACATCCCAGATTTCACCATTTTGCTGAGCTTGGCCCTGAGATGACCAAAGCCAGGAGCTCTCTGCTACTCTCTGCCCTCGTCCTCAAGACCAGGCAGGGAGCACTTACCTCTACCCTTTTCCAGGCCAGGCTTCCTGGAGGCCTGGAGGGTCACAGCACCTCGCTTTTGACCAGTGACCAGCAATGCCATCCAGTCTGACACCCTGCCTTATACATGAACCCCTGCCACATGATCCCTTTCTCTCAGCTCTAACACCTGGAATTAATGGGGCCTCACTACCTCCAAGCCAGATTATGCTATCTTTCTACTTAAGCTAGACAGCCTTtacacctccttttttttttttttttttttttttttaggcaaggtcttgctttgtcacccaggctggggtgcagtggcctcaaactctcaaactcctgggctcaagcaatcctcccgcctcagcctcctaagtagctgaacTATAGGGACatgctaccaggcccagctaattatttgtattttttgtagagacggggtctcactatgttgactaggcttATTTTgaccttctggcctcaagcaactctcccgcctcagcctcccaatgtgctgaggttacaggcatgagttgccatgcctggccctttgtACCTCTTTATACTCATCTGAAATCTGGTTGGTCCTTTTCCTATCCCCAGAGACCTTACAAAAAACCTGGCAGATGCTATTCTTTCATGCAGGATCCTCTGTCTTTCACTATCCTGGCTTTGCCATGCTAGGTAAGCTCAGTTCCTCATAAGACATGCTCTCCAATCACCTCACAATTAGCTTACCAAGAATCAGGAAGAGAAATAGGAATGGTAGCCAGAATGGGGATGACGGTTCCCCACCCATCCCAAGACTCTAAGCTAtccaaaaaaggaatgaagctgAAGCCCACGAAATACAGTCTGTCCTGCTGCCTCAGCTCCAACCTGCCACTATGTCTGAGAGAAAGATGCCAGTTGCTGTTGGAAAAGTAAAATTTCAGCACTTCTTAACCCAAGAAGGGCCCTCTGAGCTAACAAACTTACTCCGCTTCTCTTGTAAATAGAGAGACAGACAACCAGAGACAGGGATTGGCCTGAGGTCAACGGTAGCAGAACTGAGTCACAAATCCCCAGCTCTGACATAAGGTCTCATGCCCTTTAAACCACATCATGGGCCCGgttcagtgactcatgcctgtaatcccagcactttgggaggccgaggtgggtgaaacacttgaggtcaggagttcaaaaccaatctggtcaacatagtgaaaccctgtctctactaaaaatacacacacacaaaaaaaaatagccaggtatagtggtgggtgcctgtaatcccagctactggggaggctgaggcaggagaattgcctgaacccgtgaggcagaggttgcagtgagccgagatcgcaccactgcactccatcctgggtgacagagcgagactccgtctcaaacacacacacacacacacacacacacacacacaccatgatgATCTCCTACACTGCAGCAAGGAtcacacaaaaacaaaccaagaagCACTGGACTCACTCCACTCAGTTCTGCCAAAAGAGAAGACCCAGTGGTAGATAGTTTTAGGGGTTAGGAAAAGTTATGCACCAGTGTGTAGGGAGTCCTCAAGACCACTTACTTCCAGGTTCAGTGATTCATTAGCAGGACTCAGTGTAGAGTCATACCCATGGCTATGATTTATTACAGCAAAGGGATACAAAGAAAAATCATCAAAGGGAAAAGTCCAGAGGAAATCAGGTGCAAATTTTCAAGAGTCCTCCCAGTAGAGTCACGGGATGCACTTAATTCTTCCGGCATGGAATTGTGACATGTGTGAAGTGTTTTCTACCAGGGAAACTCATTAGAGACTCACTGTGAAAGGTCTCTACTGGGGGCTAGTCACTCAGACACCCTCTGCCTAGCACGTACCAAGATTCCAGACTCTCAGAAGGAAAGCAGATGTTCAGCCTAAACCACAATGTTTACACAAACAGTTTAGGCACAGTGAACCACTCTTATCAGTCAGAGTAGGACAAACACCCACAAAATCCAAGTTCCCAGAAGCCAGCCAAGGCCCAACCTTGCCAGCAAGGCTTTTTAAGAAGAGCAGTCTCAGGCTTTTTATGCTAACTCTTTTATACAACCTGCAGTGAGGTTTTAGAAAATTATACAACCTGCAGTGAGGTTTTAGAAAAGGGTCAGCCAGACACACAGGGAGGCCATGCCATCAACCTACATAAAAGATAATACATATGTGATAATAAGCAAAACAGAGGGTCACAGGGGATCTGGAGTGGTCAGGTTTCATACAGTGGGGAGGTGAGCCATGAGGGGGCCCAAGAAGACAACGCTCAGGCCAGAATCAGAATCTTCACTCCAAAACCTCTTCCCCCAGGTTGtccctgtctctgaaaagaaCACCACCATCACCCAGCTGCTCAAGCTGAATATCTACCACCCTTCTTTATACCCTGTCTCCCTCAATGCCTGCAGCCACTTACTTCTTCACCCAGTCCCATCAATTCTACCTTCACAAACATGTAagccttccatttttcttttttgtcgttgttgggttttggggggtttttttgttttgttttttgttgttgttgttgttttgtttgtttgtttgttgagatggagttttgctcttgttgcccagcctggagcgcagtggtgcaatctcggctcactgcaacctccgcctcctgggttcaagtgattctcctgcctcagcctcccgagtagctgggattacaggcgctcgccaccatgcctggctaatatttgtatttttagtagagatgggggtttcaccatgttggccaggctggtctcgaactcctgacctcgtgatctgcccaccttggcctcccaaactgctgggattataggctgagccacAGCACTTGGCCACCTACCATTTTTCTACGTCTGCAATATCTCCACCCCAGTCTAAGCCCCAATCATTTCTCCCAGCCTGCCacaatagcctcctaactggtcttccATCTTCTACACTTGCCCCCATCCATTCTTCATATACCGGCAGagtggtctttttaaaattaaaactggacaAGGCCTCTCCTGCTTTTAAACCTCCTCAAAGGCTTCCTATTGCACTTAGAATAAAGCCTAAGAGAGAAACCCTGAAGACTCCCCAAAGTCTGGGCCCTGCCTACCTCTCCAACCTCAAATGAAAGTAGCCTCCTTCCGTTTTCTTCCATTACCTTCAAAGCACTCATCACATCTTGCGgttattatgtatttgttttctcaaTTATTTCCTGTTTGTCACACCATGACAAAGCCCCAGGGGGGCAAGGACCATGACTGCCTTGCTCACCACTGCAGACCTACATGCCAGGTAGGGTAGCCACACTCAATAtacagtgaataaatgaataagtgggTGAGTAAACAGACAGGTCAGCCATCAGATAGGTGGGGAGGTGGAGAATGGGTGGACCAGAACACAGAGGTACTTGGCATGACCATATGAGCTCTTGAGCATTATGTGGCAGGTTTACtgcagactttttaaaatgcatttctgaccaggtacagtggtttgtgcctgtagtcccagtttctcaAGGGgttaaggcagaaggatcacctgagcccaggaggttgaggctgcagtgggctgagatcacaccactgcactccagtggttaaataaataaataaataaataaaatgcatttcttctCAACTGCATTATCACTAAATATccttatccctgttttacagatgataaaagtgaggttcagagaaatgaagggacttgcccaaggccacacagcatgCAAGCAAAAGAGCCAGGACACAGATCCATGTTCAGATTAGAACAGTGTCCTGAGAGCAGGACCCAATATCTGCCCTTGCCCTAAGGCAACCTGTTTGGTCTCCACTGTGCCAAACAGACCGGCACTGGCCATGGTAAACCTCTGGCAATGTCAGAGCTTAAGGAAAGCAGAAATTCTTCATAGCCCTGGAAAGAGAGTTTCCTGTAGAGTTAGGTATAGCAACCAGTCCTGTTGGGTGAGTGGCCTAGCCCTCCCCTAGGGCTGGAGCTGTAGAAAGTAGTTAACTGCCAACGCAATAGCCAgtatcacctcccaccaggctagGAACCCCACTCAGCCCAGCAGGCTCTGGGACATCTGCGGGAGATCACTATTCCAGCCTGCTTGCCAAGCTCCAGTGGAAAAGGAAGCCCTATCTGGGCTGGCCAGGGGCCAGAGCAGCTCACAAAGGCACTGTGCCTGGGTGCCAGCCTCGCCCTTAGCCCCTACAATTCAGCCCTCAGCTTCAAACACTGGGAAGATTATAGCAAGCCCTACCTGCCAGCAGTCAGTGACCTGCCTGAGACAGATTCCCAGGCTGGTTCCAGAGCTGGGCCTTAAGAGTCCTGGCAAGGAGAACAACCTTCCATTCTCTCAAATGGGCAGGCTGCCCAAGATAGCtgcctaggccaggcacagacaGACCCAATGGCTACCAGCAAGGGGCCTCCTACCTGGGGAGGTTTGACTGGAAGGAAAAAGGCTGTCACATGTTACAGAGCTTCAGGGTCTCAGAGAGGAATTGATCAGGGGAGAAGAAAACCATCCTGGTTTTGAATAAAGGGGCTGGTTAGAAATTGTActcctgccaggcatggtggctcacacctgtaatcccagcactgtgggagaccgaggcgggtggatcacctgaagtcaggagtttgagaccagcctgaccaacatgctgaaaccctgtctctactaaatacaaaaaaattagctaagcatggtagcacatgcctaaaatcccagctacttgggagactgaggcaggagaatcacttgaacctgggaggtggaggttgcagtgagccgagattgtaccattgcactccagcctgggcaacaatagtgaaactcagtctcaaaaaaaaaaaaaaaaaaagaaattgtcctCCTGACCCAGTCCACTTAGGAGGCAAGAGGAAGGAAGTTAATATATACTAAGGGCAAAACACTttgcataatttaaataattacaacAAGCCTTCAAAGTTTATTCTTCCCACCTTACAGAGAAGGGAACTAAGGCTCAAAAAGACTTGCCCAGGGACCTGCTGGCCAGTAACTGGCAAACCTcaagcttgaacccaggactccGACAACCCAAACCTAGGATTTTCCACTCTAACATGCCACCACATGCATTCAGATGAGAGAATGGTTCCAGttcctttaaaaacataataagagGCATTCAAAacagcagagaagaaaataaaatacctaggcataCATTTATGGAGAAATATTTTAACACTATAAAACACCCTGAAATATGCGAAATACACTTGATCAACAGGAAGACATAGGATTcaacataggccaggcacagtggctcatagcctgtaatcccagcattttgggagccgaggtgggcagatcacctgaggtcaggagttcgatatcagcctggccagcatggcaaaaccccatctctaccaaaaatacaaaaattagctgagcatggtggcacacgcctgtaatcccagctactcaggaggctgaggcacaaaaatcacttcaacatgggagcagaggttgcagtgagccaagatcgtgccactgcattccagcctgggcaacagagtgagaccctgtctcaaaaaaaaaaaaaaaaaaaaaaaatgaacatttcagtACCATAAAAcagggtaagaaaaaaaaaaaaaaaagattcaacatTATAATAATAGCAGTTCTCCCTAagcttatttaatttatatatctaaCATTACTCCAGTGAATGTACTCTTAGTATTTGAGAATGATggagaaaaatagataatattataataaaatatatttggaagcacaaataagcAAAAGTAGCCATGAAAATCGTGAAACAAGAGGAAAATAGGAAGGGGTTAGACATAGAAGATATGCCATCAATTTCTAACACATTTTAGGGGCCTCTCAATGGAACAGAGAAGGAATAGAACACAGAGCCCTGTCACTTCTACCTCCAAATTTTCTCAACTGTGTCACCTTTCTCCATCCCCGCTGCTACCTCCCTAGTTTCACTGGTCTACATCCTCATCTGCCTTCATTCTCTCCCTCCCATTTCTACTGTAACCATACtagctttctttccatttctcaaaTGTGGCAAGCTCCTAGTCATCTTAAGACCTCTGCAtgtgcttctctctcttcctggaatGTCCATCATACCCTTCACCCGGCTAACTTCAACTGTCCCTCCAGGTTGCAGCTTAAATGTCACTCCAGACATGCCATCCTCAACCACCCAATCCAATGTGAgttctcggccaggcacagtgactcacgccagcctttgggaggccaaggcaggtggattacttgaggccaggagtatgagaccaacccagccaacatggtgagaccccatctctcctaaaaatacaaaaattagccaggtggggtggcatgtgcctgtaatcccagctactcgggaggctgaggcaggagaatggtgtgaacctgggaggcgggcttgcagtgagctgagatccggccactgcactccagcctgggagacagagcgagactccgtctcaaaaaaaaaaaaaaaaaaagtaaaaaaaaagaatatcaggaGCAAATGAGTGGGGAAATGTGTGCCGCCTTCCGTAGGCatcaagattctttttttttttttttttttttttgccatctctGCAGATTCTCAGGCTAAGATTTTAACAGAACAGAGAATATCACAACTGATTATGGGAACTAGGAATTACccaatggttttcttttttttttttttttttcttttgagaccgagtctctgttgcccaggctggagtgcactggtgcgatctcagttcactacaaactccacctcccgggttcacaccattctcctgcctcagcctcccgagtagctgggactacaggtgccctccaccacgcctggctaattttttttgtatttttagtagtgacggggtttcaccgtgatagccaggctggtcttgatctcctgacctcgtgatcagcctgcttcagcctcccaaagtgctgggattacaggcgtgagccaccacgcccggctacccAACGGTTTTCAAAGCGGTCTGCAAATGAGGGTAAGTCGAGGTTGCCCTTCTGGCACCCTTCTCTCTCTGCCCATGTCACATACCACAAATCATCGTGGCTTGTGcacattttgtgtatcttttttcttttttaagttctcaGAATATAGCAGGCACTTTGAAAACACTTGTGTTTTCAAAGCAAAGTAAAACCAGCAAGTTGATATGtgcatatttgagaaataaataagcaGACCAAACAGACCATGAGGTGTGGGGACAGCGTTTCTTACCCGGCTTCTGTTTAGAGATTGGGACTACACAGCTCTTGTTGCAGCCAAACGTGCAGCATTTCTTCACATCTGGACATGTCTCATCAGTGATGCACCTTTTCAAACAGGATTGTTTCCGAATAACCCTGGGGCAATCTCTTTTCCTCCCTATAGCAAAAAGGGAGACagccaaagaaaagagaaaataggcccagcgccgtggctcacacctgtaatcccagcacttcgggaggccaaggtgggcagatcacctgaggtcaggagttcgagaacagcctggccaacatggataaacccagtctctactaaaagtacaaaattagttgggcgtggcggcacatgcctgtaatcccagctacttgggaggctgaggcaggagaaccacttgaacccgggaggcggaggttgtggtgagccgagatcactccactgcactccaggctgggcaacaagaacgaaactctgtctcaaaaaaaaaaagagagagagagagagaaaatagtgCCTGGTAACCCCCACGGGCACAGCagaggggaaaaacagaaaaaggaagccCTGAGCTTCATTTAAGCCTCTCAACCCTGGTGTTAAGACAAAgagacaataataacaacaatagtaatagcaaatatttactgtaaCATTTATTGATGTTTACCTTGTGCCATGaacatctcatttgatcctcacaattacccccattttatagatgaggaaactgaggctaaaagCTTAAGATTTATAAAGAGCTAAGGCTTAAGGCTTAAAAAGGTCTGCTTGGCTCTAGggtctactttctttttttttttttttttttttttgaggcagagtctcgcttagtcgcccaggctggagtgcagtggtgcgatctcggctcactgcaagctccgcctcccgggttcacgccattctcctgcctcagcctcccgagtagctgggactacaggcgcccgccaccacgcccggctaattttttgtatttttagtagagacggggtttcaccgtgttagccaggatggtctcgatctcctgacctcatgatccgcccgcctcggcctcccaaagtgctgggattacaggcgtgagccaccgcgcccggcactacTTTCTTAATCATTATCTTAAACAGGCTTCCCTTTACAACTCTTCCCTCCGCCTTCACAGGAACTTTGAGTCGAAAGTAAAAGACATAGATAATCGATGGTGTGTTCTTTCCTGACAACTGGGGGCACTGAATAATTCTGAATAGTTAAAGGAGGAGGAACCCTAAAAGAGTAAAGAAGAAGTACTCTAGGCAAGCGAGACTTCAAGAGGCAACCTAGGAGGTGGGAAGCTCTCTGCTTCCATCTATCCCAGAGGCAATGTCAGAGAGTACGCCCAGATTTTGCCCCTCATGCCAACATACCCTTAGGAATGTCTCGGCAGATCCGACCACAGCCTGTGGTGCAGCACTTCTGCCCAGCCGGACACAATTCATCGCCCTGGCACAGCTCTTTGCATGGGTTCTTATCAGGAGGGCATTCTCCCTCTTTTGCTGCAAAAGATATCATGTGAGTTTGGGGTAACTAGCCAGGCCTCAAAAATGGGGAATGGAGGCCAAACATATTTCAAGGATCTTCAGCCCCTCCAGGCATCTCTATCCAAAATATttctgcaccactgccctctagcctgggtgacagaatgagactctgtctcttaaaaaaaaaaaaattctgcaaccACCTTCCCCTCCTAATACACAAATACTAACATACATCCACCACTACTAAAGGAGCAGCCATCCCGCAGATAACGAGAGAGAAAGGTTGGGATGATCCTGTTCTCATTTAATGAGTTCTAGGGAAAAGCTAGAACCTCTAGTAAGCCCAACTGGAAGTCTTATCTCCTCGTCCAGAGAGGGTAAAGAAAGCCAGGAAGAACGACCCAGGCCATCCTGAGAATCTATTCATCCAGTCCTGTCCTACAGAGATGATCATCTCCACCTACGAGCAACCTTGCTCTGGCAGAAGGCAGGGGATGACTTCTCTCCTCTAGTCACTTTCTGTTACTGTTGGCCAGGGATCCCAAATGATAGCTCACCATGTTCTCCCGCAGTTATCCAGGATTCCAGGGACCCAAGAGCAAGAAGTGCCTTCAGAAGAAAGAGGCAGCTTAACATCATGATGATGCTGAGAGTTGGGATGAGAGCTTAGTTCAGGCTAGAGTTGTACACCTTGCCCAGAGTATCAGCTGAGATATGGGCAGGACTAGGGATGGCCCCAAACCCAGTCCCAAAGCCTTCCCTTTCACAATACTATCAAGAATATCttctcctggccgggcgcggtggctcaagcctgtaatcccagcactttgggaggccgagacgggtggatcacgaggtcaggagatcgagaccatcctggctaacacggtgaaaccccgtctctactaaaaatacaaaaaactagccgggcgaggtggcgggcgcctgtagtcccagctactccggaggctgaggcaggagaatggcgggaacccgggaggtggagcttgcagtgagctgagatccggccactgcactccagcccgggctacagaacaaaactccgtctcaaaaaaaaaaaaaaaaaaaaagaatatcttctCCTGACAAGAGGAAGAGGGATTGGCTGCTGGAGTGTGGGGAAATTCCTGGCACTTCCAAAGGGCACATGTGATAGGAGGATCAAACTCTATAAGCA
This is a stretch of genomic DNA from Papio anubis isolate 15944 chromosome 16, Panubis1.0, whole genome shotgun sequence. It encodes these proteins:
- the WFDC3 gene encoding WAP four-disulfide core domain protein 3 isoform X3 — encoded protein: MMLSCLFLLKALLALGSLESWITAGEHAKEGECPPDKNPCKELCQGDELCPAGQKCCTTGCGRICRDIPKGRKRDCPRVIRKQSCLKRCITDETCPDVKKCCTFGCNKSCVVPISKQKPAEFGGECPADPLPCEELCDGDASCPQGHKCCSTGCGHTCLGDIEGGRGGDCPKVLVGLCIVGCVMDENCQAGEKCCKSGCGRFCVPPVLPRKLTMNPNWTVRSDSELEIPVP
- the WFDC3 gene encoding WAP four-disulfide core domain protein 3 isoform X4, which produces MTAGIIMMLSCLFLLKALLALGSLESWITAGEHAKEGECPPDKNPCKELCQGDELCPAGQKCCTTGCGRICRDIPKGRKRDCPRVIRKQSCLKRCITDETCPDVKKCCTFGCNKSCVVPISKQKPGRGGDCPKVLVGLCIVGCVMDENCQAGEKCCKSGCGRFCVPPVLPRKLTMNPNWTVRSDSELEIPVP
- the WFDC3 gene encoding WAP four-disulfide core domain protein 3 isoform X2 — protein: MTAGIIMMLSCLFLLKALLALGSLESWITAGEHAKEGECPPDKNPCKELCQGDELCPAGQKCCTTGCGRICRDIPKGRKRDCPRVIRKQSCLKRCITDETCPDVKKCCTFGCNKSCVVPISKQKPEFGGECPADPLPCEELCDGDASCPQGHKCCSTGCGHTCLGDIEGGRGGDCPKVLVGLCIVGCVMDENCQAGEKCCKSGCGRFCVPPVLPRKLTMNPNWTVRSDSELEIPVP
- the WFDC3 gene encoding WAP four-disulfide core domain protein 3 isoform X1, with product MTAGIIMMLSCLFLLKALLALGSLESWITAGEHAKEGECPPDKNPCKELCQGDELCPAGQKCCTTGCGRICRDIPKGRKRDCPRVIRKQSCLKRCITDETCPDVKKCCTFGCNKSCVVPISKQKPAEFGGECPADPLPCEELCDGDASCPQGHKCCSTGCGHTCLGDIEGGRGGDCPKVLVGLCIVGCVMDENCQAGEKCCKSGCGRFCVPPVLPRKLTMNPNWTVRSDSELEIPVP